The nucleotide sequence TGAgagttaaaaaaatgtataaattcggaaaaaaattcaaaacatgttgaaaaaaatacatcgaaaaatttcaagcaaaattcaAGACGattaaaagagagaaaaaaatttgaacttgaaaaaaaatgttcaaagataTAGGGAATCTGGAGGACCTTCCCCCATACTGGGAGAGGGGGGAGATAGGGGGATCAATGAATGAAAGGTATCAAGATTCAGAAGAAAATCCActacaaaaagtgaaaatgaaaagaacaaactcatcaaatcttgaaaaatctgCCCCTCCTCAAAGAATCAAACTTTAAAGGAAATCATAATCATTCATAAccttatgaagaaaaaaaatcacaatttccacaaaaatgtgagcaaTTTTAAAGCATgagactcaaaaaaaaagtcaaaataaaaaaaaattcagtcaaaatttcgaaaaactaaaaaaaagagGGAACTCATGAAAATTTAAGAGAATAATACCCGTCAAACtgggaaaaatctacaaaaattcaggcaaaacaaaatcatcaaatcgggaaaaaaatcacaaaattcaaaaaaaaaaaatgtcatcgaacaaaaataaggagaaatcttgactatttgagcaataaaatcacacaagcttAAGGgaaaatttgtatgaaaaaatcgcCAGAACGAACTCAAGGTATctaataaaattcagaaaaaaatgcaggcaaaaaaatcatcaaaattcagaacaAAATCATGGggaaattattttggaaaaaaatcactgaaaatccagatgtaaaaatcaatcaaaacaggagaaaattcacgaaaaaccatcaagaaattcaaaaataatcagtaataggtacctacttatttgttaAAGTTgggaaaaacatgaaaaaatttcaaaagaaaaatcactaaatctggaaaaataaaatggcaagaatttatttgaaaaatcttaaatAAAGTCAGATataagaaaatgtcaaaaaatcatactttttgaCATTTCGACGTAATTTATATACCATAGGCACGTTAACTTTTTTCCAACCCCAGCAGAAAaacaaaatggattttgagtcagaaatctaaaattctttccagcattttttgacatcatctctaaacatttttcgattttctctcTACCACTTTCCAACCGAAATCAAAGATGATCTACCCCACCGCTCTCCACCCACCGCGTAGGCCTTCATAGAGTGGAATAGCATTAATCATACGTCATAAAACGtgaatattttgcaatttttttaaaaatcaacgatTATGTTTATCTGATAAAGTCCGGCCTATGTACATGAACTAGGTATATATGGGAAACCTGCTAATAACCATAATGTTCGGAAAGTACTTACGAGTATTACTAATTTGAATACCCAGAGAAACTGGTTTGGATTTTTTCTGATCGTTCTAGCAACATAATTACCTAGTTAAACATACATTGTATACGCGGTTACAAATTTAATAAAGTCGAAATAtcaattacgaacatttttctCCTACAGTACCACGAATGAATATACATTCCACCTACATACACGATCGTGTTAATTAATTACTGGTAGGTAATATGTATGTGCGGAAATGCGGAAATTCAAGTTCAATGTTAATGCCACCGTGTCAACGCTTTATTCCTTCATTTATAATTTGTTGCTAATTCGATTAATCGCTCATTAATCATGTTATTAAGCCTGGCATTTCATCAACTGCACTCTGCGGTGAACTTTTCGAGTCATGCACAGATTTATTACTCGCTGAGGTGTCAAAAGAAGCTCGTCATTGTCCTTGGTGCTTGATGCGTATCTAAATCGATTACCCCCCCCCTCGCTCCATTACtcaataaatttattaattatttaaaattcctAAATTGTTTCAGATACCACTTAACCGACATTAAAAATGGCACTCGATATGCATCGTAGAAACGTCCTGAAGAAAGGAGGACATGCTCAAGTAGACGAAGACGATGCTGAACTATTGAAACGTATAATTACTCCCGAATTTCCCAGAGATCCTTTGGAAATACTGGGCGAAAGAAGCTTCAACCCTCCTCGTATAGTACCGAAAGAAGAAATTGGCACTCCAGTTCAAGAATTCTTTCGCGATGTAACCGTTTTCGTCACCGGAGGTACCGGTTTTATGGGGAAAATCTTGACTGAAAAATTGCTGCGATCTTGTCCTCATCTTAAACATATTTACTTATTGGTGCGagataaaaaaggaaaaacttcCGCTGAAAGAATCGAAGCTATTTTTCAAGATAGGGTAAGTAATTTACACATAATTCATCAATATGTTTTTTAaggcaataggtaggtacctacctctacgCAATAATGTAAGTAATAATCTTTGTGTTATTTATTACGCGTAGCTTTACAAAAGGCTCAAGCACGAATCTCCTGATTTCTATAAAAAAGTATCTGTGATGAATGGTAATTTAGAAGAGCCGGAATTAGGCCTATCTGACGAAGATAAGAAAAAATTCGCCGAACAAGTCAACGTTGTGTTTCACGGAGCAGCTACCGTACGATTTGATGAGAAACTCAAGCTCGCTGTAGGAATTAACGTTATCGGCACTagagaaatattgaaattggcCAAAAGTGCTAAAAATCTGAAGGTAAACTTAAGATTGTTTTTAGAGAGTGATAAGTGAATTACGATGAGTAGGTTTCTATGGGCAGCTGGGTACCAAAAAATTTCGTCACCCCTTCAATTTCTAGTGTCGGAAAACCAAATTACACTGGTGTAGTTTAGGTTGCAACTTGCAGCGAATATTAGGCGAATTCCTGATCGATTTTTCGAATAGGACACCATTACATTTTCATTCAAGTATCTACATATTTCAATTCACATACCATAATATGTTCGTTTTAAATAGGCGATGATGCATGTTTCGACGGCATATTCTTTTTGTCCTCGTTccgaaattgaagaaaaattctacGATATGCCTGTTCATTACATGGATGTGATAAATAAAGTTACTACAATGAATGAGtcagaaattaatttcgaaacaAACAAGTAATTTATCCTTCTACAATTTATAAATGAGTATAATGTTTGCATATCTAATTGTGACTGTTACAAAAGGCTACTACGAGATGTATTGTATATTTTTGCAGAATATTGGGGGAATGGCCCAATACATACACGTTTACAAAAGCACTGGCCGAATGTGTGGTGAAAAACGAAAGTCAAGGTTTACCAATTGGCCTTTTCCGACCTTCtgtgagtaagtacctacttctaaGATAATGTAGATCGTCATCGTCGTTGTGGTCGCAGCTCCTTTGCAGGACATAAGCATACATCTGATTCTATCTGTTTATATCAATCGGTTTCCAGCATATTTGATAGTTTCTTTTAAGATTttgcagggagagttggctggcAAGTTTGTTGTCAGCAGCTCTGATCATCTTCTC is from Planococcus citri chromosome 1, ihPlaCitr1.1, whole genome shotgun sequence and encodes:
- the LOC135849659 gene encoding fatty acyl-CoA reductase wat-like, producing the protein MALDMHRRNVLKKGGHAQVDEDDAELLKRIITPEFPRDPLEILGERSFNPPRIVPKEEIGTPVQEFFRDVTVFVTGGTGFMGKILTEKLLRSCPHLKHIYLLVRDKKGKTSAERIEAIFQDRLYKRLKHESPDFYKKVSVMNGNLEEPELGLSDEDKKKFAEQVNVVFHGAATVRFDEKLKLAVGINVIGTREILKLAKSAKNLKAMMHVSTAYSFCPRSEIEEKFYDMPVHYMDVINKVTTMNESEINFETNKILGEWPNTYTFTKALAECVVKNESQGLPIGLFRPSVIVSTYKEPVRGWIDNVYGPIGVIVGVGTGILRVYEGGHDKSSSDMVPVDLVVNGLICAAKATAEKYEKSKSEKKDVDIPVYIYSSGTQNPITWGEIIDHSIHYSFDFPTIKAVWYYSLTFTENKYLYTILSFLMHTIPGYFLDFLARLVGEKPVLTKIYKKMNDIREVLTYFRSRNWVFKNQNTQQLWHKLSNEDKQLFFFNMTEFSWEYFLQAMGLGLRVYLVNDDIHTLPAARIKWRRLYYAHVALKTVLFAVLIFLLWSFLKYIVF